In the genome of Monodelphis domestica isolate mMonDom1 chromosome 2, mMonDom1.pri, whole genome shotgun sequence, one region contains:
- the LOC100025225 gene encoding zinc finger protein 569-like: MEDKEGRTSAFLITTFQESVTFRDVAVDFTQEEWRRLEPAQRALYRDVMLENYENLVSVGIPVSRLDVTSLLERQEAVWKDGGLGDSCLDSLSNKIKLKTRNSNLTKSICIDASSKKNLLKGKAWHCKMDETGEYEVNLEKLKCNPERQSRKIIVIPRATFNKGSKLHSNTFGRRFNFGSVFVTLWRGTMGKSLHKYKTLAKGIKDFPALITCNTFALGKNFSKYTKCKKPFRYHSDLIKYRRTYAGEKRHGHCKCGKTFDRRSYFIGHQNRDKHEYKQYGKLFSYIESLIKHKRTNIREKSYECNEFGKTFDEKGLISHQGIHIRGKPFECNICDKAFREHGHLNRHQRIHAGEKHFECNECGKTFSENRYFIGHKRIHTREKSFECNDCGKAFSIKQHLYRHQRVHTGEKPFECNECGKSFNRRESLINHQKTHTKENLFACNECGKTFSDSQILKNHQDIHTGEKPFECNKCGKTFNERGRLNRHQRIHTGEKPFECNECGKAFSESGHFIIHQRIHTGEKPFECNECGKTFSERGSLNRHQRIHTGEKPFECNECGKGFNRRENLISHQRTHSREKPFACNECGKTFSQRGNLTTHQRTHTGEKPFACNKCGQACSQRASLIYHHRSHTGEKPFDCNECGKAFSERGNFIAHQRIHTGEKPFECNECGKDFSRRENLISHQRTHTGEKPFECNECGKAFRQKGSLITHQRIHTGEKPFKCSECGKAFSVRGNLIAHQRTHTGEKPFTCNECGKAFSGRGYFITHQRTHTGEKPFPCNECGKAFSERGSLTRHQRIHTGEKTFTCSECGKAFNQRASLITHHRTHTGEKPFSCNDCGKAFRRRRNLITHQRSHTGDKPFVCSECGKAFSERGHLITHQRTHTGEKPFECNDCGKAFSEKGSLNRHHRTHTGEKPFACKECGKAFSGRANLIRHERTHTGEKPFTCDCGKAFSGRANLVRHQRSHTGERPFACNECGIAFSRKANLMSHQRIHTVEQPLERKEQGKAFINREVIKNCQRIKANQKPFECNECRKAFRERKHLIIHQRIHSGVKHFDYNKYKE, encoded by the exons GGATTCCTGTTTCCAGACTGGATGTGACCTCCCTGTTGGAGAGACAAGAAGCAGTCTGGAAGGATGGAGGTCTCGGAGACTCTTGTCTAG attccCTTAGTAACAAGATCAAATTGAAAACAAGGAACTCAAATCTGACAAAGAGCATTTGCATAGATGCATCATCCAAGAAAAATCTGCTAAAGGGCAAAGCCTGGCATTGCAAGATGGATGAAACTGGGGAATATGAAGTCAATTTAGAAAAACTGAAGTGCAATCCAGAGAGACAGTCCAGAAAAATAATAGTCATTCCCAGAGCAACTTTTAATAAAGGAAGTAAACTTCACAGTAATACATTTGGGAGAAGATTTAACTTTGGTTCAGTCTTTGTTACACTTTGGAGAGGAACAATGGGGAAAAGTCTTCATAAATATAAGACACTTGCAAAGGGTATCAAGGATTTTCCTGCCCTAATTACTTGTAATACATTCGCATTAGGAAAGAATTTTTCTAAGTATACCAAATGCAAGAAGCCCTTCAGGTACCACTCAGACCTAATTAAATATCGTAGAACATATGCTGGAGAGAAGCGACATGGACATTGTAAATGTGGCAAAACCTTTGACCGAAGGTCATATTTTATTGGCCATCAGAATAGAGATAAGCATGAGTATAAGCAATATGGGAAACTCTTCAGTTATATAGAAAGCCTGATTAAACACAAAAGAACTAATATTAGAGAGAAATCTTATGAGTGTAATGAATTTGGAAAAACCTTCGATGAGAAGGGACTTATTTCTCATCAGGGAATTCATATTAGAGGGAAACCCTTTGAATGTAACATATGTGATAAAGCTTTCAGAGAGCATGGGCACCTTAATAGACATCAGAGGATTCATGCTGGAGAGAAACACTTTGAATGTAATGAGTGTGGAAAAACTTTCAGCGAGAATAGATACTTTATTGGCCATAAGAGAATCCATACTAGAGAGAAATCATTTGAATGTAATGACTGTGGGAAAGCTTTCAGTATTAAGCAACACCTTTATAGACATCAAAGggttcacactggagagaaaccttttgaatgtaatgaatgtgggaaaagtTTCAATAGGAGGGAAAGCCTTATTAATCATCAGAAAACTCATACTAAAGAGAATCTCTTCGCATGTAATGAGTGTGGGAAAACCTTCAGTGACAGTCAAATACTCAAAAATCATCAAGacattcatactggagagaaaccctttgaatgTAATAAATGTGGGAAAACCTTCAATGAAAGGGGACGCCTTAATagacaccagagaattcacaccggagagaaaccctttgaatgtaatgaatgtgggaaagccttcagtgAGAGTGGACACTTTATTatccatcagagaattcatactggagagaaaccatttgaatgtaatgaatgtgggaaaaccttCAGTGAGAGGGGAAGCCTTAatagacatcagagaattcatactggagagaaaccttttgaatgtaatgaatgtggaaaaggaTTCAACCGGAGGGAAAACCTTATTagtcatcaaagaactcattCCAGAGAGAAACCTTTTGcttgtaatgaatgtgggaaaaccttCAGCCAGAGGGGGAACCTAACTACCcatcagagaactcatactggagagaaaccctttgcATGTAATAAATGTGGGCAAGCCTGTAGTCAGAGGGCAAGTCTCATTTATCATCATAGGAGTCATACTGGAGAAAAGCCCTTTGactgtaatgaatgtggaaaggccttcagTGAGAGAGGAAACTTCAttgcacatcagagaattcatactggcgagaaaccctttgaatgtaatgaatgtgggaaagacTTTAGCAGGAGGGAAAATCTCATTAGTcatcagagaactcatactggagagaaaccttttgaatgtaatgaatgtgggaaagcttttagACAAAAGGGAAGCCTTATTACCCATCagaggattcatactggagagaagccctttaaatgtagtgaatgtgggaaagcttttagTGTGAGGGGAAACCTTATTGCacatcagagaactcatactggagaaaaaccctttacatgtaatgaatgtggaaaagccttcagtGGGCGGGGATACTTTATTACCcatcagagaactcatactggagagaaaccctttccatgtaatgaatgtggaaaagctttcagtgAGAGGGGAAGCCTCACTagacatcaaagaattcatacaggagagaaaacTTTTACATGTAGTgagtgtgggaaagcctttaaCCAAAGGGCTAGCCTTATTACCCATCATagaactcatactggagagaagcctttttcatgtaatgattgtgggaaagccttcaggcGAAGAAGAAACCTTATTACACATCAGAGAAGTCATACTGGAGATAAACCCTTTGTTtgtagtgaatgtgggaaagccttcagtgAGAGGGGACACCTTATTACCcatcagagaactcatactggagagaaaccttttgaatgtaatgattgtgggaaagcTTTCAGTGAAAAGGGAAGCCTTAATAGACATCATagaactcatactggagagaaaccatttgcatgtaaagaatgtgggaaagccttcagtgGGAGAGCAAACCTTATTAGACATGAGAGAACTCACACTGGAGAAAAGCCCTTCACATGTGATTGTGGAAAGGCGTTCAGTGGGAGGGCAAATCTTGTTAGACATCAGAGAAGTCATACTGGAGAAAGACCCTTTgcatgtaatgaatgtgggataGCCTTCAGCAGGAAGGCAAACCTTATGtctcatcagagaattcacactgttGAACAACCTTTGGAACGTAAAGAACAAGGGAAAGCTTTCATTAATAGAGAAGTAATCAAAAATTGCCAGAGAATTAAAGCTAATCAGAAAccctttgaatgtaatgaatgtcgGAAAGCCTTCAGAGAGAGGAAGCATCTTATTATCCATCAAAGAATTCATAGTGGAGTGAAGCattttgattataataaatacaaagaatag